The Longimicrobiaceae bacterium genome has a window encoding:
- a CDS encoding enoyl-CoA hydratase/isomerase family protein, whose amino-acid sequence MTELVRREVKGPVATLTFNRPEAFNALDLPTARALADLLLDASSDPAVGVVVLTGEGRAFSAGGDLRSVMAHPHGPPAAFRELATYVHVCVTEIRRMPKPVIAAVNGVAAGGGFSLALACDFRVMAASARLVQGYTSQALAIDAGGTFTLPRLVGMARALEIAAFDEPISAEQALAWGLATRIASDNAVLAEAMEMAATLAARSTNSFAAVKRLLTDSFDTPFERQLEAEREALIACASHPDGMEGLAAFVEKRRPVYNAGTAKPGGSA is encoded by the coding sequence ATGACAGAGCTCGTACGGCGTGAGGTGAAGGGTCCTGTCGCGACCCTGACGTTCAACCGGCCGGAGGCGTTCAACGCGCTGGACCTGCCGACGGCGCGGGCGTTGGCGGACCTGCTGCTGGACGCCAGCTCGGACCCGGCGGTGGGCGTGGTGGTGCTCACGGGCGAGGGGCGCGCGTTCTCGGCCGGGGGCGACCTGCGGAGCGTGATGGCGCACCCGCACGGGCCGCCCGCGGCGTTCCGCGAGCTCGCCACGTACGTGCACGTCTGCGTGACCGAGATCCGGCGGATGCCGAAGCCCGTGATCGCGGCGGTGAACGGAGTGGCTGCGGGCGGCGGTTTCAGCCTGGCGCTGGCGTGCGACTTCCGCGTGATGGCGGCCTCCGCGCGGCTCGTGCAGGGCTACACCAGCCAGGCGCTCGCCATCGACGCGGGCGGCACGTTCACGCTGCCGCGCCTCGTGGGCATGGCGCGCGCGCTGGAGATCGCGGCCTTCGACGAGCCCATCTCCGCGGAGCAGGCGCTGGCGTGGGGCCTCGCCACCCGCATCGCATCGGACAACGCGGTGCTCGCCGAGGCGATGGAGATGGCCGCAACGCTCGCCGCGCGCTCCACGAACTCGTTCGCCGCGGTCAAGCGCCTGCTCACCGACAGCTTCGACACGCCGTTCGAGCGGCAGCTCGAGGCGGAGCGCGAAGCCCTCATCGCCTGCGCGTCGCACCCGGACGGCATGGAAGGGCTCGCCGCGTTCGTGGAGAAGCGCCGGCCGGTCTACAATGCGGGCACGGCGAAGCCGGGCGGATCGGCCTGA